One window of the Candidatus Jettenia sp. genome contains the following:
- a CDS encoding helix-turn-helix domain-containing protein: MEIVKNDSEYLNVREAATFLGVSPDTIYSWTMRRTIPHYKLGKLLKFKRGDLIAHMESMKVRPCGQD; the protein is encoded by the coding sequence ATGGAAATAGTAAAGAACGATAGCGAATATCTCAACGTAAGAGAGGCTGCAACATTCTTAGGCGTATCACCCGATACCATTTATTCATGGACAATGCGCAGGACTATACCGCATTACAAGCTAGGCAAATTGTTGAAGTTTAAGCGGGGTGACCTGATTGCACACATGGAAAGCATGAAGGTGAGACCCTGTGGGCAGGATTAA
- a CDS encoding PriCT-2 domain-containing protein, whose translation MSEAATLSDVSIRLYQNSFDKTGATSNLDAVMDGIKSGKWRNQVEQVRNEADTKKRNALKQRLPAFTPSGVFSERKSSGLQSHSGRLAIDFDLQDNPELETSLEAVRENLQKDKYSECVSSSVSGQGLFVIVKIDGDQHAESFEFLQAYYQENYELCIDKSCKDVSRLRFVSYDPKLHYNENAETVIVPDAEDFGESTQEDLKAYPSGQSNNKSIMEAIIKSGKMIGDDGHPDWTKVGFVLAHEFGEAGRSYFHALSQRSSKYDEAECDRKYDNCLRTNRGDVTFATIIYMAKAAGIELPQTRRQEKFEGAGKTKKKNKEIVGFGDFWVALENGDVELCTVKLFQEFLPSMGFKRYRVNPEDTAYMYVRISDSIVDQIQPVQMKDFILAYLNEEIGREGCKNRKEILKKVLRKVQSSSAYLFSEWQINSLPYITIDFLRDTFDTCYLFFNNGFVEIKKDSEILHPYTKLQEMKKFIWRKSIKSHAFKVIETPSVFADFVVNTSSYVLTEEERAAETAKGEQHTPNGERWMRMSDFESKITALGYMLHGYKNVSNCLVVIGCDAQISEKGASEGGTGKSIFLVQALSQIKNLLQMDGQGVDLSDRFCFQQVTPDTEVIAFDDASWKFNFRALFQRSTGNFSVERKNARKFEIPFAVSPKMTITSNHTLKGEGHSFTRRQHIIEFSDYYKLQTPKEVHGKVFFTAWDKEEWNAFFCFVIYCIQKYLGEGVITPKIRNYETRKLLDSTPDGFSEWAESAIALNTEHKFEDLFSSYKDTTGDTETKSSTFTSYVKKWVNHNGLSYNPHKNGKRDFRNGKSYVKIVKNG comes from the coding sequence GGACGGTATCAAAAGCGGGAAATGGAGAAATCAAGTTGAGCAAGTGCGGAACGAAGCGGACACCAAAAAGCGAAATGCTTTGAAACAAAGACTTCCTGCATTCACTCCAAGCGGTGTCTTCTCCGAGCGGAAATCAAGCGGGCTGCAAAGCCATAGCGGGCGGCTGGCGATTGATTTTGACCTTCAAGACAATCCCGAATTAGAGACGAGCCTTGAAGCGGTGCGGGAGAATTTACAGAAAGATAAATATTCCGAGTGTGTTTCTTCATCTGTTTCCGGGCAGGGGCTTTTCGTGATCGTCAAGATTGATGGCGACCAGCATGCGGAAAGCTTTGAGTTTCTCCAGGCATATTACCAGGAGAACTACGAGCTTTGTATTGATAAGTCATGCAAGGATGTCTCACGGCTTCGTTTTGTTTCATATGACCCTAAGCTGCACTATAACGAAAATGCTGAGACGGTCATTGTTCCTGATGCAGAAGATTTTGGCGAATCAACACAAGAGGATTTGAAAGCATACCCAAGCGGCCAGAGTAATAATAAAAGCATTATGGAGGCCATTATCAAGAGCGGCAAAATGATCGGCGACGATGGCCATCCAGATTGGACAAAGGTGGGCTTTGTACTAGCTCATGAATTCGGTGAGGCAGGTAGGAGTTATTTCCATGCACTGAGTCAAAGAAGTTCTAAATACGATGAGGCGGAATGTGATCGGAAGTATGACAATTGCCTTCGGACGAATCGAGGCGATGTTACCTTTGCAACAATCATTTACATGGCGAAGGCGGCAGGGATTGAGCTTCCTCAAACTAGACGGCAGGAGAAGTTTGAAGGTGCAGGAAAGACCAAAAAGAAAAACAAGGAAATAGTTGGGTTTGGAGATTTTTGGGTAGCTCTCGAAAATGGGGATGTTGAGCTATGCACGGTAAAACTGTTCCAAGAATTTCTTCCTTCAATGGGCTTTAAGCGTTATAGAGTCAATCCGGAAGATACCGCATATATGTATGTCAGAATTTCGGATAGCATTGTTGACCAGATTCAGCCAGTTCAGATGAAAGATTTTATATTGGCCTATTTAAATGAGGAGATTGGTAGAGAGGGATGCAAGAACAGAAAAGAGATTCTGAAAAAAGTTTTACGCAAAGTACAAAGCAGCAGCGCATATTTATTTTCTGAATGGCAGATAAATTCACTGCCCTATATCACGATTGATTTTTTAAGGGATACTTTTGATACCTGTTACTTATTCTTCAACAACGGATTTGTAGAAATCAAAAAGGACTCGGAAATACTGCATCCTTACACCAAACTACAAGAGATGAAAAAGTTCATTTGGAGAAAAAGCATAAAATCCCATGCCTTTAAAGTCATTGAAACACCCAGCGTATTTGCTGATTTTGTAGTAAATACTTCTTCATACGTTTTAACAGAAGAAGAACGAGCGGCAGAAACTGCAAAGGGAGAACAGCATACCCCCAATGGTGAGCGATGGATGCGCATGTCTGACTTTGAGTCAAAAATAACCGCATTGGGGTATATGCTGCATGGATACAAAAATGTTTCTAACTGTCTTGTCGTTATTGGCTGTGATGCTCAAATTAGTGAAAAGGGAGCGTCAGAGGGTGGCACTGGCAAAAGTATATTTTTAGTCCAAGCACTGTCACAGATAAAAAATTTATTACAGATGGACGGTCAGGGCGTTGATTTGTCAGACCGTTTTTGCTTTCAACAGGTGACACCCGACACAGAGGTCATAGCATTCGATGACGCAAGTTGGAAGTTTAACTTTCGGGCGTTATTTCAGAGGTCAACAGGCAATTTTTCCGTTGAGAGAAAAAATGCCAGGAAGTTTGAAATCCCCTTCGCAGTTTCGCCTAAAATGACTATCACCAGTAATCACACCCTAAAAGGCGAGGGGCATAGCTTCACCCGCAGGCAGCACATCATTGAATTCTCAGATTACTACAAACTACAAACCCCCAAAGAGGTGCACGGCAAAGTATTTTTTACCGCATGGGATAAAGAGGAATGGAATGCATTTTTTTGTTTTGTGATTTATTGCATTCAAAAATATCTAGGGGAAGGGGTGATTACTCCAAAAATCAGGAATTATGAAACCAGAAAACTTTTAGATTCTACACCCGATGGCTTTTCGGAATGGGCTGAATCGGCTATTGCTTTAAATACTGAACACAAATTTGAAGATTTATTTTCTAGCTACAAAGACACAACAGGTGATACCGAAACGAAAAGCAGCACTTTTACCAGCTACGTAAAAAAATGGGTTAACCATAACGGACTTTCCTACAATCCACACAAAAATGGAAAGCGAGATTTTAGAAACGGGAAGTCTTATGTCAAAATCGTTAAAAATGGGTAA